The window TCCTGAAAAGTGGGGTGCGTGCCATAAGAGTCACAGGCGGCATCCTTTCCTTATGTTGCTGCGCTATCTCAGAGCCACAgcaaacagaagaaacaaaaccacAACATCACAGGCTGCTTCACTGACATAGCCACGGGTCAGGCGCATTTCCTGAGTCAGTGAGTCGGTATCCCTGATGTAAGACATGTTTACCTTCCCCCTGAGAGAGACTATCTGGTGATAGATCTGATGGGCAAAATCCTGCTGTTTTTGGAACAtgctggcaaaaaaaataaacaaagcaagTAATTTCATGCCAGTGGCTGCGAGGGGCAATATCCAAACTGTTGCAGCGTCCTCAGTGGTCAGTCGTGAGCTGGGCCAGCAATTCCACTCGGCTGCAGCTAAGAGGGAGCAGGTGTctcctcagtccctgaagggaaggACGACCTCTCTGGCTTCCAGGGGACGGAGGAGTGCAGAAGAACGCTCTGCAGGATGCAACGTTTGCATTTCCCTGCGTTTTCTGCACCCTCGGGAATGCCCTTCTGCTGCGTCCAAAGATGATCACGGTTTTGCACACCAGCAAAGAACTGCTGGAGAATCCAAATCCCTTTTTTGGAAGCCGACCTCTGTCTGGTCCCAGCAATGGAGGCACACACAAGGAACTGAAAGGGAGGGTCTCACCTTGGCCATCGGGGCAGGGGGCTGAGCAGACACCGTTACCAGCTGCTGCAAGAGCCCCTGCGTGACCTCCAGACTCTGCTTCAGGCCCTCGTTCTCCACTGTCAGGTTGTGGATCCGCTTCTCGGAGTCAGTCactccctgaagaagaagaagaagaagaagaagaagaagaagaagaagaagaagaagaagaagaagaagaagaagaaggaggaggaggaggaggaggaggaggaggaggaggaggaggaggaggaggaggaggaggaaggagaaggaggagaaggagaaggagaaggagaaggagaagaagaagaaggaggaggaggaggagaaggagaagaagaaggaggaggaaggagaaggagaaggagaaggagaaggagaaggaggagaagaagaagaggaggaggaaggagaaggagaagaaggaggaggaggaggaggaggaagggagaaggagaaggagaagaagaagaaggaggaggaggaagaaggaggagaaggaggagaagaagaagaggaggaggaggaggaggaggaggaggaggaggaggaggaggaggaggaaggaggaggaggagaaggagaaggagaaggagaaggagaagaagaagaaggaggaggaggaggagaaggagaagaagaaggaggaggaaggagaaggagaaggagaaggagaaggagaaggaggagaagaagaagaggaggaggaggaggaggaggaggaggaggagtttatatcccccctttctctcctgcaaggagactcaaagaggcttacaatctcctttcccttcccaccccccaacaaacctcctgtgaggtgggtggggctgagacagctctgaagaactgtgactagcccaaggtcacccggctggggtgtgtaggagtgcacaggctaatccggttcaccagagtggggaatcaaacccggttctccagattagagcgcccctgctcttaaccactacaagatGCCGAGGGCAGAGAGGAGCCAGAAAGTGCTCTCCGAAAGCATCAAGCCCCTCCAGGGGAttccagggaaaggaagggataccacccccctccccactgctcatGAAGACAAgccctcccccacttccttcGGGGGTTTCTCTCCCACCCTGCTCTTCTCCCTGGTCGGCCGGCCAGGCTGTTCCTCACCCTGCCCAGGCGAAGGCGCTCCAGTTCTTCCTCCCGCTCTTGAATCTGATGCTTCAGGTCTTGGATCTGCCATGAAAGGAGGTACAAGCAGCCCCCGGGGAATTCCCAGTGCTGAGCCTCAGCtgagccagagaaagagagacagacccccccacccccccgccaacCCCCTCCACCAAACAGGGCTGTCTTTGGATCTGGGGTTATGTTCATAatatgcaaagcaaagcaaagcaaggcctttattggcatacatagaacaacagtaacaaaacacagcaaacataaaaaaaatttaaaaggcaaaaaggataacctcagatatatacatattattaccggctctgaattatttccgtaacaaagcttgcaacctcttcacaaaaaacaggatcagaattgttcaacaagagaaataatctaatcgaaatctgttaactcagattggaagagagggtgtagattgacatatttagatctgattttagcaaatttagtgcaatgtaatagctggtgagccagtgTTTCAACAGCTACACaatcttttagatttttccaggttattaaacctgccatgtagtaaggcagatggcatgacattgaatctagcaattgtgaaggctctccttgagcaggggttagttagaaaatataagtagtgggccatacgaccctgctcaaatggaattaaaaattgtgtgggagagcaagttcttttagctgctagatacagttcagcaaattcccaatctaagagacggtctttgagtagtttgtacgcttctgagcaggaaagagagtagagtgattcaagagacaaaccgatagatacaattttattttcaatcagagaaaaccaggggtgaTCTGGGGTTATACTAATTCCTTGCTGGCAAGAACTAACTTGGCCCACAATACCAGAGGGAAACAGCTGATCGGTACCCTTCAACAAAACAGTCGGGTGTCCTGGGCTTTGGACGCTATTTTTCTCGAGACTGGgtcattttgctgttttgttgcCAGCTGTACATTCTGTgggtttttatattttaattctaAGGTAATTCTCATGGTTTGGAAATGTTTGTGATGATTATACAATGCTTCAAAAACAGGATGTTGCTTGTGCAAATGAATAAATAGCTTCCCTAGACTACTATAAAGTCCGTGACTATTgtaaaaggtggggaataaattggAAAAGAACATGAGGTCacgcagcatttgggactctttagtttggagaggagacgtctgaggggggttatgattgaagtctataaaatgatgcatggggtagaaaatgtggacagagagacatttttctctctttctcacaatactagaaccagggggcatacattgaaaatgctggggggaagaattaggactaatgaaaggaaacacttcttcacgcaacgtgtgattggtgtttggaatacgctgccacaggaggtggtgatggccactcacctggatagctttaaaaggggcttggacagattaatggaggagaagtcgatttatggttcccaatcttgatcctccttgatctgagattgcaaatgccttaacagtccaggtgctcaggagcagcagcagccgcagcaggcccttgctttcacctcctgcacgtgagctcccaaaggcacctggggggccactgcgagtagcagagtgctggactagatggactctggtctgatccagcaggcttgttcttatgttcttatgttcttatgatactatgatttgaaaatcgagattcagtgactatggggCACAACCCAGCTTAAGTCGTCCCTGTGATAATCGGCACCccgggcaccattctgaaaacaccagggctgcacttgaaacaccttcaaatcgacgaaatcaacatctgtcagattcggGGGACCCACAGGGAcccacacaaatactacgccaatataTTACAACTCGGGGTCCCCAACAGGGTGCCCACGGCAACGTGGCACCCAACGAGCTTTCTGATTAGTTTCtgattgattggctgtgcagtttttaaaatgctgctttagcAGTAGCCTCCACCATAGCACGAGactcttcccagtagtttccaatgTATTACTGTTGACAAGGTCAAGAGGACACTTGGTAACATCTGTCCCCTAAATGAAATACTTTgtattatgtgtttttaaaacctaataaataaatttgaaatcCCTGAGAAGATTGTGGGGGGGAAAAGGATCTTCCCAGTGTGATTGAAGCAATTTTTGCCCGGCTGCACCATTGTAGGGCTGTGTGCCCATTATAccgtgtcagaatttcaaaggcgCCCGCATGCTCAGAAAGTTTGGAGACCCCAGTGGCACCTTCTGACAGTTACAGctctacatttttttccttctagaaGATGCTACACTGGAAATAAAGAGCACAAGGCAGGCACAAAGACCCCGGGGTCCTTCCTGAAGGAGACGAAAGTCAGGCCGGAATGAACCGCTCAGTTGTTAAACAGCTACACTGGTGCTCAAGCACTCCAGCCAGGAGGCCCTGATGTTAACCACAAGTTGGTGAAGTGTAACTAAGTGTAGTGCTATAGAAAGacgttctttattttcttccatgtaaccctccctaacagttagtaaactcatgtatataaagcCAGCAACTGCATATGGGTTTCTTCTTTGCTGCTTTGCatattatttaaaatttaaaagttaacaaaggttatgggcccagcctGGCTTACTTGCTGCGAAGAGACCTCTTTTAGCAATCAGTTGCTGAGCCTTCACCAAAGTCAAAACTCAGCAATAAAATGGAACAGGTCTTGAGGAGGGAGCAGATACACCTTTGCTCAAACTCAGATGTACACATGCCTGCACCAGGCAGCATTCACACCTTGACTGGTTTTGCAgagattttccccctttcctcccaaaGCATCCTACAACAATGGCAGCTGGAGCAATCTGAATCAGGCCTCGTTCTCACCTGACGGCAGAAGCCACCTGCCAGACGGCGCTTCTCCTtctcccgctcctccacctgctgTCTGAGTTTGGCAACCTCCTCTACCAGTTGGCTCCTCTCTCCTTGGAGGGCACCGATGGACTCCACCAGCTGATGGACGCCCACAGGGGCCACAGGGTACAGTAGGCAGGCCGAGGGCAGCTTCATACCTGGCCGGAGGCAAGAGAGAATACAGGCATCTTGCAGGTTCTGAAGGATCAGCTCAACATCACGAACCTCCCTGACCACCACCTTcgtcttcagaggccctgctttggttaCCCCACCTTCCAAAGTTAGGCAAGTGGCAACTCGGGAGGGAGCCTTctcggtcatggcaccaaagctctggaactctctccccaatGAGATTCATCTGTTCTCTTCTGTTGCCTTCTTCTGCTAGCAGGTGAAGATCCTTTTGCtttatttggcattccctcaatgtttttatgttttctatGCCGCTTAACTCTGTTTTTTAAacagtattttaattgtttttatgatgtGTGTTTTGTAAGGAGGTTGACCCCCTGAAGATTGGGCCATGGCCTTGCATTGCCCCAAATGTTGTATGGTTACGAGGAAGGCTAGTGCAGGCTGAAGACACTGGCCACCGGCCTGTTTCTTCAACAAAAACCTCCTGCATAGTTTtggtctagtccagtggtggcgaacctttccgagaccgagtgcccaaattgcaacccaaaacccacttatttattgcaaagtgccaacatggcaatttaacctgaatactgaggttttagtttagaaaaaatggtcggctccaaggcgtgcgttactcaggagtaagcttggtggtagttggtggctttgctttgaagtaaccgtgcatcgtttccaacgggtgaatcatgaccctaggagggtttactcagaagcaagccccattgccagcaactgagcttagtcccaggaaaaggatcgcactttagttcttcccatgaaaatctgtggggtttaacagcgctttacagggttacctacactgcttccccaaaattaggtcttaggtttaatgctaataatcgagcccagcggcccaggccagcctagatgtgtgtgggggggggggcactctgtttgcatgtgcccacagagagggctctgagtgccacctctggcacctgtgccataggttcgccaccactggtctagtctgACTGTAGCCCTCCAGAtttcatgactacaattcccatcagcccctgcctttggccatgctggcaggggctgatgggaactgtagtcacgAAATCTGGAGGGCCACTGTTGGACACATCTGGTCCAGCCACAAATCCTGACTGGCTTAACATAACTTGCAGCTGAGCTCTTGCTGGGGGCTCTGCTTTGATGCTGCAGCTTGGCTCTTGGGGAGGCGCTCCTGCTTGGTTTGACAAAGCATCCCTGTTTCTTTTTCCACATCTCGTCTAACCAGAGTTCATTGAAACCAGTTGTGCTTAACTGAGTAGCCCAGCTTTTGGAAAGCTTGTCTGGCTTAACCCATTGAAACAACTAAGAAAATCTCCATCAAGGGGGATTATTTATGTAATGTATTTATCTtgttgatttataccctgcctttctcaaaatggctgaccgtaaggaaccagtaaagtccaggccaaaagtaacttttcaagttctttattgagctggcattctaagtcaatcacaagtaatgcgggaactggcctcccaacgttcgaacagcctcttttacgggctccccaccagttcccgccaaagttagataaacacccgTAGTTCCCATACGAAAACCAcactgaaacagtttcacacagacaggcaagagaaacagaagatacagatactgGAAACTACAGAtgctagaaacactccccaatctgggcatcCCGCCAGCCTTGTCAGACAAAAACcgtccaaggctaagcagcaactttacactgACAATGTTCTCCCCTCTGCCatgttctcacaacaacaaccctgtgatgcaggccaggctgagagtttgtgatggtcacctagtgagcttccatggcagagtagggatttgaaccctaCTCTCTCGCAGCCTCAtccgacactctaaccactatgcaccACTGGCTCTTTAGATGAAAGCGAGCAGAATGAAGCCAACTCCAAGGTGGCAGAGAGATGCAAAGCATCAGCCAATCGAAAGCCTCCTGCCCCCAAGGAGACCCCAACTCACCTTCACGGGTCTTCTCTAGGAGGCCCTGCTGCTCGGAGATGATGCCCTCCAGACTTTCGATCAGGCTAAGCTTGTCCTTCACCCGCTGCCGGTAGGCTCTCTTCAGCCCCCGCAGCTGTTTGCACCGACG of the Sphaerodactylus townsendi isolate TG3544 unplaced genomic scaffold, MPM_Stown_v2.3 scaffold_19, whole genome shotgun sequence genome contains:
- the KIFC2 gene encoding kinesin-like protein KIFC2; this translates as MYAFYSLLVYIFYTLFRKDAGGCQDPLEAEEAAEGSQPRPAARRCPRGATAFHTEPPKSSKKPPHKDLWTELTELDSSSESEGGGSTEEEEDEEGPGWGPLCDAPTPLTEFRALKEEAAAKLFLAEIGSAGQKTPESPLFSVMSHLLSFLEHYAHLQQLQEKAGEYRSRLRKEEGRRCKQLRGLKRAYRQRVKDKLSLIESLEGIISEQQGLLEKTREGMKLPSACLLYPVAPVGVHQLVESIGALQGERSQLVEEVAKLRQQVEEREKEKRRLAGGFCRQIQDLKHQIQEREEELERLRLGRGVTDSEKRIHNLTVENEGLKQSLEVTQGLLQQLVTVSAQPPAPMAKQKGIPEGAENAGKCKRCILQSVLLHSSVPWKPERSSFPSGTEETPAPS